TTTTTTTTTTTTTTTTTTTTTCAAATTTATTGGATAGGTTTAGTGTTAAACATATAAAATATTTGCTTATGAAGGCCTATACAGAGTATATTTGGTTTAATACTAAGAATCGAGTTGAATATATAAGGATAACCGATACTGTTAGAGAAGTTGTTAAGAAGAGTGGAGTTAAGGAAGGATTTGTTTTGGTTTCTGCTATGCATATTACTGCTGGTGTGTTTGTGAACGATAATGAAAGTGGGTTTCAAAGAGACTTAAGTGAATTGTTGGAAAACCTTGCGCCAATGAATGCGAATTATCATCATCATCACACAGGTGAGGATAATGGTTATGCACATTTGAGAAGCATATTAGTTGGCCATGAGGTTATATTGCCTATAACAAATGGGGAACTTGATTTAGGACCTTGGCAGGAAGTTTTTTATGCTGAGTTTGATGGTCAAAGAAGAAAAAGAGTTATAATAAAGGTTATAGGGGAATAAAATGGATATACTGAAGATGCTACTTTTACTTGTGTTTTCAGGGTTTACAGGAGTGTTTAGTGGGCTTGT
Above is a genomic segment from Brevinematales bacterium containing:
- a CDS encoding secondary thiamine-phosphate synthase enzyme YjbQ, with amino-acid sequence MKAYTEYIWFNTKNRVEYIRITDTVREVVKKSGVKEGFVLVSAMHITAGVFVNDNESGFQRDLSELLENLAPMNANYHHHHTGEDNGYAHLRSILVGHEVILPITNGELDLGPWQEVFYAEFDGQRRKRVIIKVIGE